Proteins encoded in a region of the Nonomuraea helvata genome:
- a CDS encoding acyltransferase: protein MSLVRRAVGTLIHRAYGAIRRAGAISPLSPAGYRFRRLGDGVSIAFPPGAIFGEQWIEIGDHTLIGERVSLSCGMMPGVDLGPDSILRVGHGCSIGRGSHIVAHQSVDIGDDVFTGPYVYITDQNHVYDDPDVPIGRQWPRNSPVSIGSGSWLGAGAIILPGTTLGRQCVVAAGAVVRGTFPDHSVVAGVPARLVRGYSPELGWHAPPIPLPLDRRATAS, encoded by the coding sequence GTCATTAGTACGGCGGGCAGTGGGCACGCTGATTCACCGTGCCTACGGGGCGATCCGCCGCGCCGGCGCCATCTCCCCGTTGAGCCCCGCGGGCTACCGGTTCCGCCGGCTGGGCGACGGAGTCAGCATCGCGTTCCCCCCGGGCGCGATCTTCGGCGAGCAGTGGATCGAGATCGGCGACCACACGCTCATCGGCGAACGCGTGTCGCTCTCGTGCGGCATGATGCCGGGGGTGGACCTCGGGCCCGACTCGATCCTCCGCGTCGGCCACGGCTGCTCGATCGGCCGCGGCTCGCACATCGTGGCCCACCAGTCGGTCGACATCGGAGACGACGTCTTCACCGGCCCGTACGTCTACATCACCGACCAGAACCACGTCTACGACGACCCTGACGTCCCGATCGGGCGCCAGTGGCCCCGCAACAGCCCGGTCTCGATCGGCTCCGGCTCGTGGCTGGGAGCCGGAGCGATCATCCTCCCGGGCACGACGCTGGGCCGCCAGTGCGTGGTGGCGGCCGGGGCGGTGGTCCGCGGCACGTTCCCGGACCACAGCGTGGTCGCCGGCGTCCCGGCCAGGCTGGTACGCGGCTACTCGCCGGAACTCGGCTGGCACGCCCCACCCATCCCTCTCCCCCTGGACCGCCGCGCCACCGCCTCCTGA
- a CDS encoding nitronate monooxygenase family protein, with the protein MRTAICERLGIEFPLFAFSHCRDVVAAVTNAGGFGVLGAIAYSPEQLDTELTWIDGQVNGRPYGVDVLVPGKLDASALDRQAHLMDFVPDRHRDFVTHLLSKYGVSTPVQPLTAVADELGRRVTATGATGLIDVALKHPIGLIASALGPPPPEMVAKAREAGVPVAALVGTVEHARRQVAAGADLIVAQGTEAGGHTGEVSTMVLVPQVVDAVAPTPVLAAGGIASGRQMAAAMALGAQGVWCGSVWLTTEEAETSPAVKRKFLAASSLDTVRSRSRTGKPARQLKSAWTEEWDSGQESPGPLGMPLQLLVAEGAMARIGAAAEKGEPGALELVNYFVGQVVGQLDQIRPAREVVYDMISEFGEAVERLQRLSGSD; encoded by the coding sequence ATGCGGACCGCCATCTGTGAGCGCCTGGGCATCGAGTTCCCGTTGTTCGCCTTCAGCCACTGCCGCGACGTGGTGGCCGCCGTCACCAACGCGGGCGGGTTCGGCGTGCTGGGCGCCATCGCGTACTCGCCCGAACAGCTCGACACCGAACTGACCTGGATCGACGGGCAGGTGAACGGCCGGCCGTACGGCGTGGACGTGCTCGTGCCCGGCAAGCTGGACGCCTCCGCGCTCGACCGGCAGGCGCACCTCATGGACTTCGTCCCCGACCGCCACCGCGACTTCGTCACCCATTTGCTGTCCAAGTACGGCGTGAGCACCCCCGTACAGCCGCTGACGGCGGTGGCGGACGAGCTCGGCAGGCGGGTGACGGCGACCGGGGCGACGGGGCTGATCGACGTGGCGCTCAAGCACCCGATCGGGCTCATCGCCAGCGCCCTGGGGCCGCCTCCGCCCGAGATGGTCGCCAAGGCCAGGGAGGCGGGCGTGCCGGTGGCGGCGCTGGTCGGCACGGTCGAGCACGCCCGCAGGCAGGTGGCGGCGGGCGCGGACCTCATCGTGGCGCAGGGCACCGAGGCGGGCGGGCACACCGGCGAGGTCTCCACGATGGTGCTGGTGCCGCAGGTCGTGGACGCGGTGGCCCCGACCCCCGTGCTGGCGGCGGGCGGCATCGCGTCAGGCAGGCAGATGGCGGCGGCCATGGCGCTCGGCGCGCAGGGCGTGTGGTGCGGCTCGGTCTGGCTGACCACGGAGGAGGCCGAGACGAGTCCGGCGGTCAAGCGGAAGTTCCTGGCCGCCTCGTCGCTGGACACGGTCCGGTCCAGGTCCCGTACGGGTAAGCCGGCCCGCCAGCTCAAGTCCGCCTGGACGGAGGAGTGGGACTCCGGCCAGGAGAGCCCGGGGCCGCTGGGGATGCCGCTGCAGCTGCTGGTGGCCGAGGGCGCGATGGCCCGCATCGGGGCGGCGGCCGAGAAGGGCGAGCCGGGAGCGCTGGAGCTGGTCAACTACTTCGTGGGCCAGGTGGTGGGCCAGCTCGACCAGATCAGACCGGCCCGCGAGGTGGTCTACGACATGATCAGCGAGTTCGGGGAGGCGGTGGAGCGGCTTCAGCGCCTGTCCGGCTCCGACTAG
- a CDS encoding N-acetylglucosamine kinase: MSGGFAGVDVGGGGIRVRVESGGESAYGEDAAPVPRDGGRVDLERLAARIAAVVEDAVRPSVPAVPERFAGMAVGVTGLPGLVRDPETLWRALGERFGLGALVVAGDMVTTHVGALGFQPGVVVAAGTGVITLGTDLDGVWNQSDGWGHLLGDHGGGAWVGMHGLQAALRAHDGRAGGSPPLLERLTARFGHPLDLVALVYESASPAHHLASFAPSVADAARAGDPVARDIWAEAGRQLGQTAVAAATGLDPVFSWGGRLFDAADLLTEPFQSTVRALLPGARFAPPRGSSADGALALARAAAGGEVRPHHPYLYVFAASRSRTGAEAAPPPPRTR, encoded by the coding sequence ATGAGCGGCGGCTTCGCGGGCGTGGACGTCGGAGGCGGGGGGATCAGGGTCCGGGTCGAGAGCGGAGGGGAGAGCGCGTACGGGGAGGACGCGGCCCCGGTGCCCCGGGACGGGGGCCGCGTGGACCTCGAACGGCTCGCCGCCCGGATCGCGGCGGTCGTCGAGGACGCGGTCCGGCCCTCGGTCCCGGCGGTCCCCGAGCGGTTCGCGGGGATGGCCGTCGGGGTGACCGGGCTGCCCGGGCTGGTCAGGGACCCTGAGACGCTCTGGCGCGCGCTGGGGGAGCGGTTCGGGCTCGGGGCGCTCGTGGTGGCGGGCGACATGGTGACCACGCACGTGGGCGCGCTCGGGTTCCAGCCGGGGGTGGTCGTCGCCGCCGGAACCGGTGTCATCACCCTCGGCACCGATCTGGACGGCGTATGGAACCAGTCCGACGGATGGGGCCACCTCCTCGGCGACCACGGCGGCGGCGCCTGGGTGGGGATGCACGGCCTCCAGGCCGCCCTGCGCGCCCACGACGGCCGGGCCGGCGGCTCACCGCCCCTGCTCGAACGCCTGACCGCCCGCTTCGGCCACCCCCTCGACCTGGTGGCGCTCGTCTACGAGTCGGCCTCGCCGGCGCACCACCTGGCGTCGTTCGCGCCGTCCGTGGCCGACGCGGCCCGTGCGGGTGACCCGGTCGCACGGGACATCTGGGCCGAGGCGGGGCGGCAGCTCGGCCAGACCGCCGTGGCCGCCGCGACCGGGCTCGACCCGGTCTTCTCCTGGGGCGGGCGCCTGTTCGACGCTGCCGACCTGCTGACGGAGCCGTTCCAGAGCACCGTACGGGCCCTGCTGCCCGGGGCCAGGTTCGCTCCGCCGCGTGGCTCTTCGGCGGACGGGGCGCTCGCCCTGGCCAGGGCCGCGGCGGGTGGTGAGGTCCGGCCGCACCACCCGTATCTGTACGTCTTCGCGGCTAGTCGGAGCCGGACAGGCGCTGAAGCCGCTCCACCGCCTCCCCGAACTCGCTGA
- a CDS encoding N-acetylmuramic acid 6-phosphate etherase, whose product MAQVAPPTERRNPRTAGIDTLESGDVLRLLLDEDARAVEAARAATGPLARAVDEAHLRLTGGGGVHYFGAGASGRLAVLDATEITPTFGVERGLFTAHFAGGAAALTDSSVDQEDAEELGAADAQVLGERDVAVGITASGSTPYVAGALRAARAAGALTVLITCNPLAPLRERADILVVADTGPEALTGSTRLKAGTATKVLLNAFSTALMIKAGRTYSNLMVGLVATNAKLRERAVSLLAEATGLSKEDCRAALEECGGRIPEALVRLLTGCPPDQARAALAAHPGVRAAVAALGGQAG is encoded by the coding sequence ATGGCCCAGGTGGCACCACCGACCGAACGCCGCAACCCGCGCACCGCCGGCATAGACACGCTGGAGTCGGGAGACGTCCTCCGGCTGCTGCTGGACGAGGACGCCAGGGCGGTCGAGGCCGCGCGCGCCGCGACCGGTCCGCTCGCCCGCGCGGTGGACGAGGCGCACCTCCGGCTGACCGGGGGCGGAGGCGTCCACTACTTCGGCGCCGGCGCGTCGGGGCGGCTGGCGGTGCTGGACGCCACGGAGATCACGCCGACGTTCGGGGTGGAGCGCGGGCTCTTCACCGCGCACTTCGCGGGCGGGGCCGCCGCGCTCACGGACTCGTCCGTCGACCAGGAGGACGCCGAGGAGCTCGGGGCCGCCGACGCGCAGGTCCTCGGCGAGCGCGACGTGGCGGTCGGCATCACGGCGTCCGGGTCCACCCCGTACGTGGCCGGCGCGCTGCGCGCCGCCCGGGCCGCCGGCGCGCTCACCGTGCTGATCACCTGCAACCCGCTGGCGCCCCTGCGGGAGCGGGCCGACATCCTCGTCGTCGCGGACACCGGGCCCGAGGCGCTCACCGGGTCCACGCGGCTCAAGGCAGGTACGGCGACCAAGGTGCTGCTGAACGCGTTCTCGACGGCTCTCATGATCAAGGCCGGGCGGACGTACTCGAATCTCATGGTCGGGCTGGTCGCCACCAACGCCAAGCTCCGCGAGCGGGCCGTGAGCCTGCTCGCGGAGGCGACCGGCCTCTCCAAGGAGGACTGCCGCGCCGCCCTGGAGGAGTGCGGCGGCCGGATCCCCGAGGCACTCGTGCGCCTCCTCACCGGCTGCCCGCCCGACCAGGCGCGGGCCGCGCTCGCCGCGCATCCGGGCGTCCGCGCCGCCGTCGCCGCGCTCGGCGGGCAGGCCGGATGA
- a CDS encoding alpha-N-acetylglucosaminidase, whose amino-acid sequence MSSGDGPLWADTVRGLAHRVLGPVAESVRFAARDGGGREYAYEAARGVLTIAATDGVSASVALHHYLRDRCGASVGWDTVLPLGLTSLPDAPLREGSARVREGYYFNFCTFSYTMPYWDWADWEREIDWMALHGITMPLAVTGHEAALHAAYSLLGLDDQRIRSFLGGPGYLPFQFMGCLDGFAGPLPSSWIESHRELGARVLDRERAFGMTPVLPAFTGHVPYEIASTARAGRRHWQGFETWVLDPADPLYERIGAEIARAQIKLFGTDHVYAADPFIEMIPIDADPAFPGAVAAATLAGLRAADPDAVWLMQAWPFSYQRDFWTEERVNAFLDAIPDDRMIVADLWAEHDPLWGRFREFSGKPWLWCALLNFGGRTDPGADLRGVPAGIDAALAAAGPPAGLGLSMEATRNNPVFFELVADQIWDEVPDLDAWLDAFVTRRYGTGHGTGDRWTDELRAAWRGLLDTVYAARGVRIAPDQFQGVLTTNPSYARIPDGVAELRDEAARVLWYEPAVLARAWERMIEVAEHDPALQAGPLGHDLVEVGVAFMARVADRYHLDAVEESVRLGAASAPGLDRFLRVFDDLDRVLACRPEYTFRHWESKALSWAADTADRDVLADNARRIITVWGTSDSPLLDDYAGRHWSGLVGGYYRDRWALWASGLDRALAAPDASTASEAELRERLRERAEVFLREGPAPAPRDLGDLAAESRRLFTAHASAFEPNER is encoded by the coding sequence ATGTCGTCCGGTGACGGCCCACTCTGGGCGGACACTGTCCGCGGCCTGGCCCACCGCGTGCTGGGGCCCGTGGCCGAGTCGGTACGGTTCGCCGCCCGCGACGGCGGCGGGCGCGAGTACGCCTACGAGGCGGCGCGCGGCGTGCTCACCATCGCCGCGACCGACGGGGTGAGCGCCTCGGTCGCGCTCCACCACTATCTCCGTGACCGCTGCGGCGCCTCCGTGGGCTGGGACACGGTCCTGCCGCTGGGGCTGACGTCGCTGCCCGACGCCCCGCTCCGCGAAGGCTCGGCGCGGGTGCGCGAGGGCTACTACTTCAACTTCTGCACCTTCAGCTACACGATGCCGTACTGGGACTGGGCCGACTGGGAACGCGAGATCGACTGGATGGCCCTGCACGGCATCACGATGCCGCTCGCGGTCACCGGCCACGAGGCCGCGCTGCACGCCGCCTACTCCCTCCTCGGCCTCGACGACCAGCGGATCCGGAGCTTCCTGGGCGGGCCGGGCTATCTGCCGTTCCAGTTCATGGGCTGCCTGGACGGCTTCGCCGGTCCGCTGCCCTCCTCGTGGATCGAGAGCCATCGCGAGCTCGGGGCGCGCGTCCTCGACCGCGAGCGCGCCTTCGGCATGACCCCTGTGCTGCCGGCCTTCACCGGGCACGTCCCCTACGAGATCGCCTCGACGGCGCGGGCCGGCCGCCGGCACTGGCAGGGGTTCGAGACCTGGGTCCTGGACCCGGCCGACCCGCTGTACGAGCGGATCGGCGCCGAGATCGCCCGCGCCCAGATCAAGCTCTTCGGCACCGACCACGTGTACGCCGCCGACCCGTTCATCGAGATGATCCCCATCGACGCCGACCCGGCCTTCCCCGGGGCCGTGGCGGCGGCGACGCTGGCCGGCCTGCGGGCCGCCGACCCGGACGCGGTCTGGCTCATGCAGGCCTGGCCGTTCTCCTACCAGCGGGACTTCTGGACCGAGGAGCGCGTCAACGCCTTCCTCGACGCGATCCCCGACGACCGGATGATCGTGGCGGACCTGTGGGCGGAGCACGATCCGCTGTGGGGCCGCTTCCGGGAGTTCTCCGGGAAACCCTGGCTGTGGTGCGCGCTGCTCAATTTCGGCGGCCGCACCGACCCGGGCGCCGACCTGCGCGGAGTCCCGGCCGGGATCGACGCGGCCCTGGCCGCGGCGGGCCCGCCCGCCGGCCTCGGCCTGTCCATGGAGGCCACCCGCAACAACCCCGTCTTCTTCGAGCTCGTCGCGGACCAGATCTGGGACGAGGTCCCCGACCTGGACGCCTGGCTCGACGCCTTCGTGACCCGCCGCTACGGCACGGGTCACGGCACTGGGGACCGGTGGACGGACGAGCTGCGGGCGGCCTGGCGCGGGCTCCTGGACACCGTCTACGCCGCCCGGGGCGTGCGGATCGCCCCCGACCAGTTCCAGGGCGTGCTCACCACCAACCCCTCGTACGCGCGGATCCCCGACGGCGTGGCCGAGCTCCGCGACGAGGCCGCCCGCGTCCTCTGGTACGAGCCGGCCGTGCTGGCGCGGGCGTGGGAGCGGATGATCGAGGTGGCCGAGCACGATCCCGCCCTGCAGGCCGGTCCGCTGGGGCACGATCTCGTCGAGGTGGGCGTGGCCTTCATGGCCAGGGTCGCCGACCGCTATCACCTCGACGCCGTGGAGGAGTCGGTACGACTGGGAGCGGCGAGCGCGCCCGGCCTCGACCGGTTCCTGCGGGTCTTCGATGACCTGGACCGGGTGCTGGCCTGCCGCCCCGAGTACACCTTCCGGCACTGGGAGTCGAAGGCGCTGTCGTGGGCCGCCGACACCGCGGACCGCGACGTGCTGGCCGACAACGCCCGCCGCATCATCACGGTGTGGGGCACCTCGGACAGCCCCCTGCTCGACGACTACGCCGGCCGGCACTGGAGCGGGCTCGTCGGCGGCTACTACCGCGACCGCTGGGCGCTGTGGGCGAGCGGCCTCGACCGCGCGCTCGCCGCGCCCGACGCCTCCACCGCCTCCGAAGCGGAGCTGCGGGAACGGCTCCGTGAACGCGCCGAGGTGTTCCTGCGTGAGGGCCCGGCGCCGGCGCCGCGCGACCTCGGCGACCTGGCGGCGGAGTCACGCCGGCTGTTCACCGCCCACGCGAGCGCATTCGAGCCGAACGAACGATGA
- a CDS encoding ROK family transcriptional regulator — MEQVVAAGTQFMREVNTAAVLRKLRAESSMSVSALAKAVGLSRQAVTRSLNALATEGLVEFGPLDRDSTRAGRPAQLVRFRAEAGHVLGLSISPQDARVAVADLAGTVTVTDMVQLGAGRGGEQVVETLLSTVDRALRRAGITTGDLWFASVGTPGIVDPSCGVIKLIPSMPGLTGDLLARRLKETLGCPVYLDNDVKLATQGERWRDAEQREDSLVMIHWGERVGAGIVLNGELYRGASNDAGDVGFLDLFTEEPAGSRHPQGLGPFEDRVGGTEIVRLAAAAAGRAGDGALLARIEAAGEQALEAVLDAVVDGSPAALEAIDVVARRFAKGIAVIRAILDPRLMVIGGPLARCGEPLLAALRRHLSGQPLEQPALEVSALQEDAVVHGALLHSLDEIERTRFGLVRSGRLEGR; from the coding sequence ATGGAGCAGGTCGTGGCCGCCGGCACACAGTTCATGCGAGAGGTCAACACCGCCGCCGTCCTGCGGAAGCTGCGGGCCGAGTCCAGCATGAGCGTGTCCGCCCTGGCCAAGGCCGTGGGGCTCTCCCGCCAGGCGGTCACCCGTTCGCTCAACGCGCTGGCCACCGAGGGGCTCGTCGAGTTCGGTCCCCTCGACCGCGACTCCACCCGCGCGGGCCGGCCGGCGCAACTGGTGCGTTTCCGGGCGGAGGCGGGCCACGTGCTGGGCCTGTCGATCAGCCCGCAGGACGCGCGCGTGGCGGTGGCGGACCTGGCCGGGACGGTCACGGTGACCGACATGGTGCAGCTCGGCGCCGGTCGCGGCGGCGAGCAGGTGGTGGAGACGCTCCTGTCCACGGTGGACCGGGCGTTGCGCAGGGCCGGCATCACGACCGGCGACCTCTGGTTCGCCTCGGTGGGCACCCCCGGCATCGTCGACCCCTCCTGCGGGGTCATCAAGCTCATCCCGAGCATGCCCGGCCTGACCGGCGACCTCCTCGCGCGCCGGCTGAAGGAGACGCTCGGCTGCCCGGTCTACCTGGACAACGACGTCAAGCTGGCCACACAGGGCGAGCGGTGGCGGGACGCCGAACAGCGCGAGGACTCGCTGGTGATGATTCACTGGGGTGAGCGGGTCGGCGCCGGGATCGTGCTCAACGGCGAGCTCTACCGCGGCGCCTCCAACGACGCCGGCGACGTCGGCTTCCTCGACCTGTTCACCGAGGAGCCCGCCGGGTCCCGCCATCCGCAGGGCCTCGGCCCGTTCGAGGACCGGGTCGGCGGCACGGAGATCGTGCGGCTGGCCGCGGCTGCGGCCGGACGCGCCGGCGACGGCGCGCTCCTGGCCCGGATCGAGGCCGCGGGAGAGCAGGCGCTCGAGGCCGTGCTGGACGCCGTCGTCGACGGCAGCCCGGCGGCGCTGGAGGCCATCGACGTGGTGGCCCGCCGCTTCGCCAAGGGCATCGCCGTGATCAGGGCGATCCTCGACCCGCGGCTCATGGTCATCGGCGGGCCCCTGGCCAGATGCGGCGAGCCGCTGCTGGCGGCGCTCCGGCGGCATCTGTCCGGCCAGCCGTTGGAGCAGCCGGCCCTGGAGGTCTCCGCGCTCCAGGAGGACGCGGTCGTCCACGGGGCGCTGCTCCACTCGCTGGACGAGATCGAGCGAACCAGGTTCGGCCTGGTGAGAAGCGGTCGCCTTGAGGGCCGTTGA
- a CDS encoding ABC transporter substrate-binding protein — MTRPARRAAVAALSVTTAFALTACAGTSGSGGNTATKVDVSTTIPNDPVTLTLAYTNDPPTKALIDGFTQKHPNVTIKPQMTPFNDYIKSIKLAMSGDAAPDIAQYNPGAMNSLVPAGLILDLSPWSKAYGWTTKFPPASLEVLSSDKSAKQFGTGSLYAVPGGLSVLGVFYNKKIVKEAPKTLADFEAAMQKAKDAGQTPLSNGALQVGGFHLWNALLNVTGDVNDYRSWVYGKPGATIENPAALKATQTLTDWAKKGYISSGASATADPDALASFAKGKSAFLITGNWGASALETEMKDDVGFFLMPTPSGEPAKVASGASVAYAISSKSKNPNVAAAFLDYLSSPEAAKIEFEGGFMPVDTKAELGATGLRGDIASAFAPVAQGNGIVPFPDFASPGMIDKLTPGIQGLISGKMAPDAFLKSLQESWDGHHGS, encoded by the coding sequence ATGACGAGACCAGCCCGGCGCGCGGCGGTCGCGGCGCTCAGCGTCACGACGGCGTTCGCTCTGACGGCCTGCGCCGGCACCAGCGGCTCCGGCGGAAATACGGCGACCAAGGTCGACGTATCGACCACCATTCCCAACGACCCGGTGACGCTCACCCTGGCCTACACGAACGACCCGCCCACCAAGGCGCTCATCGACGGCTTCACCCAGAAGCATCCGAACGTCACCATCAAGCCCCAGATGACGCCGTTCAACGACTACATCAAGTCCATCAAACTGGCGATGTCGGGGGACGCGGCACCCGACATCGCCCAGTACAACCCGGGCGCGATGAACTCCCTGGTCCCGGCCGGCCTCATCCTCGACCTGAGCCCGTGGTCCAAGGCGTACGGCTGGACCACCAAGTTCCCGCCGGCCAGCCTCGAGGTCCTCAGCTCCGACAAGTCGGCCAAGCAGTTCGGGACCGGCAGCCTGTACGCCGTCCCCGGCGGGCTCTCCGTGCTCGGCGTCTTCTACAACAAGAAGATCGTTAAAGAGGCGCCGAAGACGCTGGCCGACTTCGAGGCCGCGATGCAGAAGGCCAAGGACGCCGGCCAGACGCCGCTGAGCAACGGCGCGCTCCAGGTCGGCGGTTTCCACCTCTGGAACGCGCTGCTCAACGTCACCGGCGACGTCAACGACTACCGGTCGTGGGTGTACGGCAAGCCGGGCGCGACGATCGAGAACCCGGCCGCGCTGAAGGCCACCCAGACGCTGACCGACTGGGCGAAGAAGGGCTACATCTCCAGCGGGGCGAGCGCCACGGCGGACCCCGACGCGCTGGCGAGCTTCGCGAAGGGCAAGAGCGCGTTCCTGATCACCGGTAACTGGGGCGCCTCCGCGCTGGAGACGGAGATGAAGGACGACGTGGGCTTCTTCCTCATGCCCACTCCGTCGGGCGAGCCTGCGAAGGTCGCCTCGGGGGCGAGCGTGGCGTACGCCATCTCGTCGAAGTCCAAGAACCCGAACGTCGCCGCGGCCTTCCTCGACTACCTGAGCTCGCCGGAGGCGGCGAAGATCGAGTTCGAGGGCGGGTTCATGCCGGTCGACACCAAGGCCGAGCTGGGCGCCACGGGGCTGCGCGGCGACATCGCGAGCGCCTTCGCTCCGGTGGCGCAGGGCAACGGGATCGTGCCGTTCCCCGACTTCGCCTCCCCCGGCATGATCGACAAGCTGACTCCGGGCATCCAGGGTCTCATCAGCGGCAAGATGGCCCCCGACGCCTTCCTGAAGTCCCTGCAGGAGTCGTGGGACGGACATCATGGCTCGTGA
- a CDS encoding sugar ABC transporter permease, whose product MARDLSPAVSPPRAAQARGGGRVTDGPAPPPRRPGRRARGWLYVLPAVAVYLGFAIWPALNTLRLSLLTWDGILPAEWAGLSNYVKIFRDSQLYEAILHSLALIIFFSVIPIGVGLLMTALLMGKVRRGMTFFRIVFFLPQVLPLVAVGITWRWLYSESGVVNQFLDLVGLGSITRAWLGDYGLALVALGLIGTWVMSGLCMMLFLAGAQKIDPSLYEAARLDGAGAFRQFRHVTVPGVRREITVAGVITTISALASFDLVFVTTNGGPAGQTNVPGLLVYRLAFNEGDIGGASALAVVLTVIVVAVVSAVRYFTRDDES is encoded by the coding sequence ATGGCTCGTGATCTGAGCCCGGCTGTCTCCCCGCCGCGGGCCGCTCAGGCCCGCGGCGGGGGGCGGGTGACCGACGGGCCGGCCCCGCCGCCACGACGGCCGGGGCGGCGGGCGCGCGGCTGGCTGTACGTGCTGCCCGCGGTCGCGGTGTACCTGGGCTTCGCCATCTGGCCGGCGCTGAACACGCTCCGCCTGTCCCTCCTGACCTGGGACGGGATCCTGCCGGCGGAGTGGGCGGGCCTGTCCAACTACGTCAAGATTTTCCGTGATTCGCAGCTGTACGAGGCCATCCTGCACAGCCTCGCGCTGATCATCTTCTTCTCGGTCATCCCCATCGGCGTCGGGCTGCTCATGACGGCGCTCCTGATGGGCAAGGTGCGGCGGGGAATGACGTTCTTCCGGATCGTCTTCTTCCTCCCCCAGGTGCTGCCGCTCGTCGCCGTCGGCATCACCTGGCGGTGGCTCTACAGCGAGTCCGGAGTCGTCAACCAGTTCCTCGACCTGGTGGGGCTCGGGTCGATCACCCGCGCCTGGCTGGGCGACTACGGCCTGGCGCTGGTTGCGCTCGGCCTGATCGGGACCTGGGTGATGAGCGGGCTGTGCATGATGCTCTTCCTGGCCGGTGCGCAGAAGATCGACCCGTCCCTGTACGAAGCCGCCAGGCTCGACGGAGCGGGGGCGTTCCGGCAGTTCCGGCACGTCACCGTGCCCGGGGTGCGCAGGGAGATCACGGTCGCCGGCGTCATCACCACCATCTCGGCGCTGGCCAGCTTCGACCTCGTCTTCGTCACCACGAACGGCGGTCCGGCGGGCCAGACCAACGTGCCCGGCCTGCTCGTCTACCGGCTGGCCTTCAACGAGGGCGACATCGGCGGCGCCAGCGCGCTGGCCGTCGTGCTGACCGTGATCGTGGTCGCCGTCGTCAGCGCCGTCCGATACTTCACCAGGGATGATGAGAGTTGA
- a CDS encoding carbohydrate ABC transporter permease, whose product MRGGVSVRYGVLVLLAVMVLVPFAGIVLAALHPSGAQLDGLSIPDRWSWETFALAWERGNFTNLMRSSVLIAVFVVPLAVAMATLAGYGLAILKVWGHRTLSFGFVMGLTLPIEVIVVALYFNLREVGLTNSYLGVILAEAALFMPFGVYWMQTHFSNVPDELVEAARIDGARDLVVLVRVLLPISWPAVTTLSVLYFMWSWNQFMLVLVMMQDPDRRTAPSGLGLFVGQYTTDIPLLAAACLIVIAPIVVVYLVFQRSFVSGITQGAIKG is encoded by the coding sequence ATGCGCGGCGGTGTCAGTGTCCGGTACGGAGTCCTCGTCCTGCTGGCGGTCATGGTGCTGGTGCCCTTCGCCGGCATCGTCCTGGCCGCCCTGCATCCCTCGGGCGCGCAGCTCGACGGGCTGAGCATCCCGGACCGGTGGTCGTGGGAGACCTTCGCGCTCGCGTGGGAGCGGGGGAACTTCACGAACCTCATGCGTTCGAGCGTGCTGATCGCGGTCTTCGTGGTGCCGCTCGCGGTGGCGATGGCCACGCTCGCCGGCTACGGGCTGGCGATACTCAAGGTGTGGGGGCACCGGACGCTGTCGTTCGGGTTCGTGATGGGGCTGACGCTGCCGATCGAGGTCATCGTGGTGGCGCTCTACTTCAACCTGCGCGAGGTCGGCCTCACCAACTCCTACCTCGGCGTCATCCTGGCCGAGGCGGCGCTGTTCATGCCGTTCGGGGTGTACTGGATGCAGACGCACTTCTCGAACGTGCCCGACGAACTCGTCGAGGCGGCGCGCATCGACGGCGCCAGGGACCTCGTGGTGCTGGTGCGGGTGCTGCTGCCCATCTCGTGGCCCGCGGTGACCACGCTGTCAGTGCTGTACTTCATGTGGTCGTGGAACCAGTTCATGCTGGTGCTGGTCATGATGCAGGACCCGGACCGGCGCACGGCTCCGAGCGGCCTGGGACTCTTCGTCGGCCAGTACACGACGGACATCCCGTTGCTGGCGGCGGCCTGCCTGATCGTCATCGCCCCGATCGTCGTCGTGTACCTCGTCTTCCAGCGCAGCTTCGTCAGCGGCATCACGCAGGGCGCCATCAAGGGCTGA